The sequence below is a genomic window from Kiritimatiellia bacterium.
CAGCGGCGTCCGCCACCGGATTCCACAGAACTAGGGCGCGGAGGTCTTGTCGTTCCGCCGCGGTGTAGGCGGCGACAAGCCCGCCAAGGCTCATCCCAAGCAAGCCGAGTCGGTTGGGATCAGCGTCCTGCCGGCTGACCACCCATGAAAACGCCGCCCTAGCGTCCGCGATCTCGCCGGAGATGGTCATGTCGCGAAATTCACCCTCGCTGTCGCCGCTGCCGCGGAAATCGAAGCGCAATGACGCGATCCCGATACGTGCCAGCCGCCGGGCCTGCTGCACAAAAATTCGGTGCGATTCAGCCTTGTTCCCCGTGAAACCATGCAGGAATACAACGGCGGGAAAGGGGCCCTCTCCGTCGGGTCGGTGCCAGATCCCGACGATTTGCTGTCCAGCGGACCGGAAAACAACCGGTATTTCTTCAGCAGATCCCGACATAGTGCAAAGGGACGGCGCGCGGACTCGGGGCGGTCGGATTTGAACCGACGACATTCAGCTCCCAAAGCTGACGCTCTACCAGGCTGAGCCACGCCCCGGCTCCGCGCGCCGACCTGATTCGAGAATCTAAGGGAAAGACGCCATTATTTTCAAGCCGCGGTCTCTGGCGGGGCTTGAATGTCCGGCGGCAGGCAGTGCATCTTGACCACCGGATGAAAGCTGTAGGATATCTGGGACCCGAGGGAACGTTTTCGCACCTGGTCGCGCGCAAGCGGTTCGGTTCGGGATCGCGGTTGGTCCCTTGTGCGGGCATCTACGACGTATTCGAGTTTATCAAGGGAGGGCGAAACCGGTTGGGCGTGTTGCCGCTCGAAAATTCGACGGGCGGGACTATTTTTGAAACCATTGATTGTCTCGTGGCCCATGCGGGAACTTTGCAGATTCGCGAGGAACTTTCGCTGAACGTGAAACTCGCGTTGGTGGGCCGCAAAGGTGAACCGGTTCGGACCCTGTACTCGCACTATGTCCCGCTTCAACATTGCCAGGCGTGGATCCGGCGGAGCCTGCACGGCGTGGCCGTCCGCGAAACCCGTAGCACGGCCGCCGCGGCGGAAAAGGCCGCGTCCGAGCCCGGAGCGGCGGCACTGGCGACGCGAGATGCCGCGCGGCGGTACGGGCTCGACGTGTTGCAGTTCCCGGTCCAAACGGATGCGCCGAACATCACGGAGTTTATCGTGGTCGGCCCCTCGGGCCGCCCGAACCCGCGCAGTTCCAAAACCAGTTTGCTGGTCATGCTCGAGAACCGACCCGGCAGCCTCTTCGATTTTTTGGGCGCATTCAAACGCGCGAATGTCAATCTCACGCGCCTCGTATCGCGGCCCATCGTGGGTCAGCCCAAATCGTATCTGTTCGTGGTGGATCTCCAGGGCCATCCCCGCCAACCGCGCGTGGCCACGGCGTTGGAGGAGGCCCGCCTGGCAGCCCGGCGCATGGACCTGCTGGGGGTCTATCCCGTTCGGCGCATGTACGCGTCGTAGCCGGATCCGAGGCGATGGACCGGTCCCGAAGGAATTGGGGGCGCTTGTGCCGGTCGGCAGTCGTGGCGGCCCTCTTTTTTGCGGTGGCCGCAACAGCGATACTGTCGGCGAGCGCGAGTGCGACGTCGGCCGAGCCGGTGACAGTACGCGTCTTCCAGCTCCCACGGCCGCAGGCGGCCGATCCGGCCGGAGTGGCGGAGTACCGCGTGTTGCAGCGATTTCGCGAGCTGCACCCCCACATCCGCCTCGAGAGCGCGACGCCGCTTCGGATCGAGGGCGATGTCATGGATGC
It includes:
- a CDS encoding alpha/beta fold hydrolase, translating into MSGSAEEIPVVFRSAGQQIVGIWHRPDGEGPFPAVVFLHGFTGNKAESHRIFVQQARRLARIGIASLRFDFRGSGDSEGEFRDMTISGEIADARAAFSWVVSRQDADPNRLGLLGMSLGGLVAAYTAAERQDLRALVLWNPVADAAAARERRRTATSDAELREFGVVNNAGYAVGLNFLAELDRLDPVSALAPTQVPVLIVNGTADDVVPPSDSRAYRDALSAKGARCRLHEIHGADHTFTAFPWTEECLTVTTDWFRQWLLPTESRGAQ
- a CDS encoding ACT domain-containing protein; the encoded protein is MKAVGYLGPEGTFSHLVARKRFGSGSRLVPCAGIYDVFEFIKGGRNRLGVLPLENSTGGTIFETIDCLVAHAGTLQIREELSLNVKLALVGRKGEPVRTLYSHYVPLQHCQAWIRRSLHGVAVRETRSTAAAAEKAASEPGAAALATRDAARRYGLDVLQFPVQTDAPNITEFIVVGPSGRPNPRSSKTSLLVMLENRPGSLFDFLGAFKRANVNLTRLVSRPIVGQPKSYLFVVDLQGHPRQPRVATALEEARLAARRMDLLGVYPVRRMYAS